The Prionailurus bengalensis isolate Pbe53 chromosome A3, Fcat_Pben_1.1_paternal_pri, whole genome shotgun sequence genome includes a window with the following:
- the BCL11A gene encoding B-cell lymphoma/leukemia 11A isoform X5, translating to MNFPLGDILIFIEHKRKQCNGSLCLEKAVDKPPSPSPIEMKKASNPVEVGIQVTPEDDDCLSTSSRGICPKQEHIADKLLHWRGLSSPRSAHGALIPTPGMSAEYTPQGICKDEPSSYTCTTCKQPFTSAWFLLQHAQNTHGLRIYLESEHGSPLTPRVGIPSGLGAECPSQPPLHGIHIADNNPFNLLRIPGSVSREASGLAEGRFPPTPPLFSPPPRHHLDPHRIERLGAEEMALATHHPSAFDRVLRLNPMAMEPPAMDFSRRLRELAGNTSSPPLSPGRPSPMQRLLQPFQPGSKPPFLATPPLPPLQSAPPPSQPPVKSKSCEFCGKTFKFQSNLVVHRRSHTGEKPYKCNLCDHACTQASKLKRHMKTHMHKSSPMTVKSDDGLSTASSPEPGTSDLVGSASSALKSVVAKFKSENDPNLIPENGDEEEEEDDEEEEEEEEEEEEELTESERVDYGFGLSLEAARHHENSSRGAVVGVGDEGRALPDVMQGMVLSSMQHFSEAFHQVLGEKHKRGHLAEAEGHRDTCDEDSVAGESDRIDDGTVNGRGCSPGESASGGLSKKLLLGSPSSLSPFSKRIKLEKEFDLPPAAMPNTENVYSQWLAGYAASRQLKDPFLSFGDSRQSPFASSSEHSSENGSLRFSTPPGELDGGISGRSGTGSGGSTPHISGPGPGRPSSKEGRRSDTCEYCGKVFKNCSNLTVHRRSHTGERPYKCELCNYACAQSSKLTRHMKTHGQVGKDVYKCEICKMPFSVYSTLEKHMKKWHSDRVLNNDIKTE from the exons ATAAACTTCTGCACTGGAGGGGCCTCTCCTCCCCTCGTTCTGCACATGGAGCTCTAATCCCCACGCCCGGGATGAGTGCAGAATATACCCCGCAGGGTATTT GTAAAGATGAGCCCAGCAGCTACACATGTACAACTTGCAAACAGCCATTCACCAGTGCATGGTTTCTCTTGCAACACGCACAGAACACTCATGGATTAAGAATCTACTTAGAAAGCGAACACGGAAGTCCCCTGACCCCGCGGGTTGGTATCCCTTCAGGACTAGGTGCAGAATGTCCTTCCCAGCCACCTCTCCATGGGATTCATATTGCAGACAATAACCCCTTTAACCTGCTAAGAATACCAGGATCAGTATCGAGAGAGGCTTCCGGCCTGGCAGAAGGGCGCTTTCCACCCACTCCCCCCCTGTTTAGTCCACCACCGAGACATCACTTGGACCCCCACCGCATAGAGCGCCTGGGGGCGGAAGAGATGGCCCTGGCCACCCATCACCCGAGTGCCTTTGACAGGGTGCTGCGGTTGAATCCAATGGCTATGGAGCCTCCCGCCATGGATTTCTCTAGGAGACTTAGAGAGCTGGCAGGGAACACGTCTAGCCCACCGCTGTCCCCAGGCCGGCCCAGCCCTATGCAAAGGTTACTGCAACCATTCCAGCCAGGTAGCAAGCCACCCTTCCTGGCGacgccccccctccctcctctgcaatccgcccctcctccctcccagcccccggtCAAGTCCAAGTCATGCGAGTTCTGCGGCAAGACGTTCAAATTTCAGAGCAACCTCGTGGTGCACCGGCGCAGccacacgggcgagaagccctACAAGTGCAACCTGTGCGACCACGCGTGCACGCAGGCCAGCAAGCTGAAGCGCCACATGAAGACGCACATGCACAAGTCATCCCCCATGACGGTCAAGTCCGACGACGGCCTCTCCACCGCCAGCTCCCCGGAACCCGGCACCAGCGACCTGGTGGGCAGCGCCAGCAGCGCGCTCAAGTCTGTGGTGGCCAAGTTCAAGAGTGAGAACGACCCCAACCTGATCCCGGAGAATGGGgacgaggaggaagaggaggacgacgaggaagaggaagaagaggaggaagaggaggaggaggagctgacGGAGAGCGAGAGGGTGGACTACGGCTTCGGGCTGAGCCTGGAGGCGGCGCGCCACCACGAGAACAGCTCGCGGGGCGCGGTGGTGGGCGTGGGCGACGAGGGCCGCGCCCTGCCTGATGTCATGCAGGGCATGGTGCTCAGCTCCATGCAGCACTTCAGCGAGGCCTTCCACCAGGTCCTGGGCGAGAAACACAAGCGCGGCCACCTGGCCGAGGCCGAGGGCCACAGGGACACTTGCGACGAAGACTCGGTGGCCGGCGAGTCGGACCGCATAGACGATGGCACTGTTAACGGCCGCGGCTGCTCCCCGGGCGAGTCGGCCTCGGGGGGCCTGTCCAAAAAGCTGCTGCTGGGCAGCCCCAGCTCGCTGAGCCCCTTCTCCAAGCGCATCAAGCTCGAGAAGGAGTTCGACTTGCCCCCGGCCGCGATGCCCAACACGGAGAACGTGTACTCGCAGTGGCTCGCTGGCTACGCGGCCTCCAGGCAGCTCAAAGATCCCTTCCTTAGCTTCGGAGACTCCAGACAATCGCCTTTCGCCTCCTCGTCGGAGCACTCCTCGGAGAACGGGAGCTTGCGCTTCTCCACGCCGCCCGGGGAGCTGGACGGAGGGATCTCGGGGCGCAGCGGCACGGGAAGTGGAGGGAGCACGCCCCATATTAGTGGTCCGGGCCCGGGCAGGCCCAGCTCAAAAGAGGGCAGACGCAGCGACACTTGTGAGTACTGTGGGAAAGTCTTCAAGAACTGTAGCAATCTCACTGTCCACAGGAGAAGCCACACGGGCGAAAGGCCTTATAAATGCGAGCTGTGCAACTATGCCTGTGCCCAGAGTAGCAAGCTCACCAGGCACATGAAAACGCATGGCCAGGTGGGGAAGGACGTTTACAAATGTGAAATTTGTAAGATGCCTTTTAGCGTGTACAGTACCCTggagaaacacatgaaaaaatggcaCAGTGATCGAGTGTTGAATAATGATATAAAAACTGAATAG